Proteins from a single region of Centropristis striata isolate RG_2023a ecotype Rhode Island chromosome 9, C.striata_1.0, whole genome shotgun sequence:
- the LOC131977134 gene encoding meprin A subunit beta-like isoform X1, producing MALRWIILLLGLGLAANIDCKLTGDTESDAGEDKDCDMSDPNAAAEMDEVPKEDDEKTSTINSVKGDEYRWPTTIPYYLEDDLDINAKGVILKAFDQYRLKTCIDFTPWKGEENYISVYKGSRCSSSVGLQRTGKQQLSIGENCDNLGTVEHEFLHALGFWHEHSRADRDDYVNIMWDRIKDGKETNFVKHNGIPSSALSYPYDYGSVMHYRKTTFKIGSDPTIVTKIPHFTDLIGQRMGFSASDLTRLNRLYKCTQFSNFVESCDFEAENICGMIQGPGNAKWEKHSSVSGGPQTDFSDMGKCKEQGHFMHFSTASAQPGERAFLESRWVNPKPGAQCLQFFLHNSGAADDVLNIWVREYDATNPSGTLKLFKSISGGVMGSWELHNINLNVTQKARVVFEGVRGNSTSKGGFSLDDINLSSTTCPQHVWRIRNITHLMATTPVGVKTYSPPFLSPSGYSFQVGIYLNGRSDHPGYMAIYFHLTSGPNDHNLEWPCVWKQATMALMDQQSDIRQQMNMHHMVTTDPDKTCSDGIELYWDDPREVGSKITASDGTYYYRGPGNGKKKFISHSGLKSRKFIKGDDAFFFLSLEDISDLLESQPLPSPSSKNAADQGAPQGGSNISL from the exons ACCTCCACCATAAACTCTGTTAAGGGAGACGAGTACCGCTGGCCGACAACCATTCCCTACTACCTAGAAGACGATCTGG ACATAAATGCAAAGGGAGTGATCCTGAAGGCATTTGACCAGTACAGACTGAAGACCTGCATTGACTTCACACCatggaaaggagaggagaactACATCTCTGTGTACAAAGGGAGCAG ATGCTCCTCCTCTGTCGGCCTTCAGCGTACGGGGAAGCAGCAACTGTCCATTGGTGAAAACTGTGATAATCTAGGAACCGTTGAGCATGAGTTCCTGCACGCCCTGGGCTTCTGGCATGAGCACTCCAGAGCTGACCGAGATGATTACGTCAACATCATGTGGGATCGTATTAAAGATG GTAAAGAAACAAACTTCGTAAAACACAATGGCATACCGTCCAGTGCGCTGAGCTATCCCTATGACTACGGCTCTGTGATGCACTACAGGAAGACAACCTTCAAAATCGGCTCAGATCCCACAATCGTCACCAAGATCCCCCACTTCACGGACTTGATTGGTCAGAGGATGGGGTTCAGTGCCAGTGATCTAACAAGGCTCAACCGTCTCTACAAGTGCA CACAGTTCTCTAACTTCGTGGAAAGCTGTGACTTTGAGGCGGAGAACATCTGTGGGATGATTCAGGGTCCTGGAAATGCAAAGTGGGAAAAACACAGTTCTGTGAGCGGAGGGCCTCAGACTGACTTCTCAGACATGGGAAAATGCAAAG AACAAGGCCACTTCATGCACTTCAGCACAGCCTCTGCTCAGCCTGGTGAACGTGCGTTCCTGGAGAGTCGTTGGGTTAACCCCAAACCTGGAGCCCAGTGTCTGCAGTTCTTCCTCCATAACAGCGGGGCAGCTGATGATGTTCTCAATATCTGGGTGCGAGAGTATGACGCGACCAACCCCAGCGGTACACTGAAGCTCTTCAAGAGTATCTCAG GAGGGGTCATGGGTTCCTGGGAACTGCATAACATCAATCTGAATGTGACACAGAAGGCCCGTGTGGTTTTTGAGGGTGTGAGGGGGAACAGCACATCAAAGGGAGGTTTCTCTCTGGATGACATTAACCTGTCATCCACAACGTGCCCTCAGCACGTCTGGCGCATCCGCAACATCACCCACCTGATGGCCACCACACCAGTAGGAGTTAAAACCTACAGCCCTCCCTTTCTGTCACCATCTGGTTACTCCTTCCAG GTTGGTATCTACCTAAATGGGAGAAGCGACCATCCAGGATACATGGCCATCTACTTCCACCTGACTTCAGGCCCCAACGACCACAACCTTGAGTGGCCATGTGTGTGGAAGCAGGCAACTATGGCGCTGATGGATCAGCAGTCTGACATCAGACAGCAAATGAACATGCACCACATGGTCACCACTGACCCTGACAAGACATGCTCTGATG GTATTGAGCTCTACTGGGATGATCCCAGGGAGGTGGGCTCTAAAATTACTGCATCTGATGGCACCTATTACTATCGAGGCCCAGGaaacggaaaaaaaaaattcatcagCCACAGCGGACTAAAGAGCAGAAAATTCATCAAAGGAGACGATGCCTTCTTCTTCTTAAGTTTGGAAG ATATATCTGATCTGCTGGAATCTCAGCCTCTTCCCAGTCCCAGTTCGAAGAACGCTGCAGACCAAGGTGCTCCGCAGGGAGGTTCTAATATCTCGCTGTAG
- the LOC131977134 gene encoding meprin A subunit beta-like isoform X2 produces MALRWIILLLGLGLAANIDCKLTGDTESDAGEDKDCDMSDPNAAAEMDEVPKEDDEKTSTINSVKGDEYRWPTTIPYYLEDDLDINAKGVILKAFDQYRLKTCIDFTPWKGEENYISVCSSSVGLQRTGKQQLSIGENCDNLGTVEHEFLHALGFWHEHSRADRDDYVNIMWDRIKDGKETNFVKHNGIPSSALSYPYDYGSVMHYRKTTFKIGSDPTIVTKIPHFTDLIGQRMGFSASDLTRLNRLYKCTQFSNFVESCDFEAENICGMIQGPGNAKWEKHSSVSGGPQTDFSDMGKCKEQGHFMHFSTASAQPGERAFLESRWVNPKPGAQCLQFFLHNSGAADDVLNIWVREYDATNPSGTLKLFKSISGGVMGSWELHNINLNVTQKARVVFEGVRGNSTSKGGFSLDDINLSSTTCPQHVWRIRNITHLMATTPVGVKTYSPPFLSPSGYSFQVGIYLNGRSDHPGYMAIYFHLTSGPNDHNLEWPCVWKQATMALMDQQSDIRQQMNMHHMVTTDPDKTCSDGIELYWDDPREVGSKITASDGTYYYRGPGNGKKKFISHSGLKSRKFIKGDDAFFFLSLEDISDLLESQPLPSPSSKNAADQGAPQGGSNISL; encoded by the exons ACCTCCACCATAAACTCTGTTAAGGGAGACGAGTACCGCTGGCCGACAACCATTCCCTACTACCTAGAAGACGATCTGG ACATAAATGCAAAGGGAGTGATCCTGAAGGCATTTGACCAGTACAGACTGAAGACCTGCATTGACTTCACACCatggaaaggagaggagaactACATCTCTGT ATGCTCCTCCTCTGTCGGCCTTCAGCGTACGGGGAAGCAGCAACTGTCCATTGGTGAAAACTGTGATAATCTAGGAACCGTTGAGCATGAGTTCCTGCACGCCCTGGGCTTCTGGCATGAGCACTCCAGAGCTGACCGAGATGATTACGTCAACATCATGTGGGATCGTATTAAAGATG GTAAAGAAACAAACTTCGTAAAACACAATGGCATACCGTCCAGTGCGCTGAGCTATCCCTATGACTACGGCTCTGTGATGCACTACAGGAAGACAACCTTCAAAATCGGCTCAGATCCCACAATCGTCACCAAGATCCCCCACTTCACGGACTTGATTGGTCAGAGGATGGGGTTCAGTGCCAGTGATCTAACAAGGCTCAACCGTCTCTACAAGTGCA CACAGTTCTCTAACTTCGTGGAAAGCTGTGACTTTGAGGCGGAGAACATCTGTGGGATGATTCAGGGTCCTGGAAATGCAAAGTGGGAAAAACACAGTTCTGTGAGCGGAGGGCCTCAGACTGACTTCTCAGACATGGGAAAATGCAAAG AACAAGGCCACTTCATGCACTTCAGCACAGCCTCTGCTCAGCCTGGTGAACGTGCGTTCCTGGAGAGTCGTTGGGTTAACCCCAAACCTGGAGCCCAGTGTCTGCAGTTCTTCCTCCATAACAGCGGGGCAGCTGATGATGTTCTCAATATCTGGGTGCGAGAGTATGACGCGACCAACCCCAGCGGTACACTGAAGCTCTTCAAGAGTATCTCAG GAGGGGTCATGGGTTCCTGGGAACTGCATAACATCAATCTGAATGTGACACAGAAGGCCCGTGTGGTTTTTGAGGGTGTGAGGGGGAACAGCACATCAAAGGGAGGTTTCTCTCTGGATGACATTAACCTGTCATCCACAACGTGCCCTCAGCACGTCTGGCGCATCCGCAACATCACCCACCTGATGGCCACCACACCAGTAGGAGTTAAAACCTACAGCCCTCCCTTTCTGTCACCATCTGGTTACTCCTTCCAG GTTGGTATCTACCTAAATGGGAGAAGCGACCATCCAGGATACATGGCCATCTACTTCCACCTGACTTCAGGCCCCAACGACCACAACCTTGAGTGGCCATGTGTGTGGAAGCAGGCAACTATGGCGCTGATGGATCAGCAGTCTGACATCAGACAGCAAATGAACATGCACCACATGGTCACCACTGACCCTGACAAGACATGCTCTGATG GTATTGAGCTCTACTGGGATGATCCCAGGGAGGTGGGCTCTAAAATTACTGCATCTGATGGCACCTATTACTATCGAGGCCCAGGaaacggaaaaaaaaaattcatcagCCACAGCGGACTAAAGAGCAGAAAATTCATCAAAGGAGACGATGCCTTCTTCTTCTTAAGTTTGGAAG ATATATCTGATCTGCTGGAATCTCAGCCTCTTCCCAGTCCCAGTTCGAAGAACGCTGCAGACCAAGGTGCTCCGCAGGGAGGTTCTAATATCTCGCTGTAG
- the uhmk1 gene encoding serine/threonine-protein kinase Kist isoform X2, whose amino-acid sequence MAHCGSSEPSAKLPAPRSDSTKPPQGSVDQSMKPVLFEIFGEIWTVQSRLGQGVSASVYRVSSGRASTTAAVKEFQADTQGGDYGYHKERSVLEDIQGHKNIVTLYGVFTNHSCMGVATRCLLLELLDVSVSDLLVRGTTGTQSGRPQQGHSMWLVQHCARDILEALAFLHREGYVHADLKPRNILWSADDECFKLIDFGLSFKEGHQDVKYIQTDGYRAPEAELQNSLAQAGVEVEGDSGCTAAVDLWSLGIILLEMFSGMKLKDTVRSKEWKDNSAAIVDHLFASNSVVCPAIPVYHLRDLIKSMLLNDPKQRCSAEAALLSPFFSIPFAPHIEDLVLLPTPVLRLLNLIDDSHLHNEEEYEDILEDMKEECQKYGSVVSLLIPKENPGKGQVFVEYANSSDSKEAQRLLTGRTFDGKFVVATFYPLSAYKRGYLYQTVQ is encoded by the exons atGGCTCACTGCGGCTCCTCCGAGCCGAGCGCAAAGCTCCCGGCGCCGCGTAGCGACAGCACCAAGCCGCCTCAGGGCAGCGTGGACCAGAGCATGAAGCCGGTGCTGTTCGAGATCTTCGGAGAGATATGGACCGTCCAGTCCCGGCTCGGCCAGGGAGTCTCGGCCTCGGTGTACCGGGTGAGCTCGGGCAGAGCCAGCACCACCGCCGCGGTCAAGGAGTTCCAGGCCGACACTCAGGGAGGAGATTACGGCTATCACAAGGAGAGGTCCGTGCTGGAAGACATCCAGGGACATAAAAACATTG TGACACTCTACGGGGTGTtcaccaaccacagctgcatgGGTGTTGCCACCCGCTGTCTTCTGCTGGAGCTTCTGGATGTCAGCGTGTCTGATCTGTTGGTGAGAGGCACCACTGGTACCCAGAGTGGCAG ACCCCAGCAGGGCCACTCCATGTGGCTCGTCCAGCACTGTGCCAGAGACATCCTGGAGGCTTTGGCCTTCCTCCACAGGGAAGGCTACGTCCACGCTGACCTCAAGCCACGCAACATCCTCTGGAGCGCTGATGACGAGTGCTTCAAGCTCATCGACTTCGGCCTCAGCTTCAAAGAGGGACACCAG gaTGTCAAGTACATCCAGACAGACGGGTACCGAGCTCCAGAGGCCGAGCTTCAGAACAGCCTGGCCCAGGCcggggtggaggtggagggggacTCAGGCTGCACAGCAGCTGTTGATCTGTGGAGCCTGGGCATCATCCTGTTGGAGATGTTCTCAGGAATGAAACTCAAAGACACCGTCCGCTCAAAGGAGTGGAAG GACAACAGTGCTGCCATTGTTGACCATCTTTTTGCCAGCAACAGTGTGGTGTGCCCTGCCATCCCTGTCTATCACCTCAGAGACCTTATCAAAAG CATGCTTCTCAACGACCCAAAGCAAAGATGCAGTGCTGAAGCTGCCCTGCTGAGCCCATTCTTCAGTATTCCCTTTG ctccTCACATTGAGGACCTGGTTCTGCTGCCCACTCCTGTTCTGCGTCTTCTCAACCTGATCGATGACAGCCATCTGCACAATGAAGAAGAGTACGAAG acaTCCTGGAGGACATGAAAGAAGAGTGCCAGAAGTATGGCTCAGTCGTGTCCCTGCTCATCCCCAAGGAGAACCCAGGGAAAGGACAG GTGTTTGTGGAGTACGCCAACTCCAGTGACTCCAAAGAGGCTCAGAGGCTGCTGACGGGCCGCACCTTCGACGGGAAGTTTGTCGTGGCCACCTTCTACCCTCTCAGCGCTTATAAAAGAGGTTACTTGTACCAGACTGTGCAGTAA
- the uhmk1 gene encoding serine/threonine-protein kinase Kist isoform X1: MAHCGSSEPSAKLPAPRSDSTKPPQGSVDQSMKPVLFEIFGEIWTVQSRLGQGVSASVYRVSSGRASTTAAVKEFQADTQGGDYGYHKERSVLEDIQGHKNIVTLYGVFTNHSCMGVATRCLLLELLDVSVSDLLVRGTTGTQSGRPQQGHSMWLVQHCARDILEALAFLHREGYVHADLKPRNILWSADDECFKLIDFGLSFKEGHQDVKYIQTDGYRAPEAELQNSLAQAGVEVEGDSGCTAAVDLWSLGIILLEMFSGMKLKDTVRSKEWKDNSAAIVDHLFASNSVVCPAIPVYHLRDLIKSMLLNDPKQRCSAEAALLSPFFSIPFAPHIEDLVLLPTPVLRLLNLIDDSHLHNEEEYEDILEDMKEECQKYGSVVSLLIPKENPGKGQVRLLFCKPAVFKNSSTKNIRSYLGIIRARNYIYFKAILITENLHCVSDVQTSLGPNIMKALARFYVVK, from the exons atGGCTCACTGCGGCTCCTCCGAGCCGAGCGCAAAGCTCCCGGCGCCGCGTAGCGACAGCACCAAGCCGCCTCAGGGCAGCGTGGACCAGAGCATGAAGCCGGTGCTGTTCGAGATCTTCGGAGAGATATGGACCGTCCAGTCCCGGCTCGGCCAGGGAGTCTCGGCCTCGGTGTACCGGGTGAGCTCGGGCAGAGCCAGCACCACCGCCGCGGTCAAGGAGTTCCAGGCCGACACTCAGGGAGGAGATTACGGCTATCACAAGGAGAGGTCCGTGCTGGAAGACATCCAGGGACATAAAAACATTG TGACACTCTACGGGGTGTtcaccaaccacagctgcatgGGTGTTGCCACCCGCTGTCTTCTGCTGGAGCTTCTGGATGTCAGCGTGTCTGATCTGTTGGTGAGAGGCACCACTGGTACCCAGAGTGGCAG ACCCCAGCAGGGCCACTCCATGTGGCTCGTCCAGCACTGTGCCAGAGACATCCTGGAGGCTTTGGCCTTCCTCCACAGGGAAGGCTACGTCCACGCTGACCTCAAGCCACGCAACATCCTCTGGAGCGCTGATGACGAGTGCTTCAAGCTCATCGACTTCGGCCTCAGCTTCAAAGAGGGACACCAG gaTGTCAAGTACATCCAGACAGACGGGTACCGAGCTCCAGAGGCCGAGCTTCAGAACAGCCTGGCCCAGGCcggggtggaggtggagggggacTCAGGCTGCACAGCAGCTGTTGATCTGTGGAGCCTGGGCATCATCCTGTTGGAGATGTTCTCAGGAATGAAACTCAAAGACACCGTCCGCTCAAAGGAGTGGAAG GACAACAGTGCTGCCATTGTTGACCATCTTTTTGCCAGCAACAGTGTGGTGTGCCCTGCCATCCCTGTCTATCACCTCAGAGACCTTATCAAAAG CATGCTTCTCAACGACCCAAAGCAAAGATGCAGTGCTGAAGCTGCCCTGCTGAGCCCATTCTTCAGTATTCCCTTTG ctccTCACATTGAGGACCTGGTTCTGCTGCCCACTCCTGTTCTGCGTCTTCTCAACCTGATCGATGACAGCCATCTGCACAATGAAGAAGAGTACGAAG acaTCCTGGAGGACATGAAAGAAGAGTGCCAGAAGTATGGCTCAGTCGTGTCCCTGCTCATCCCCAAGGAGAACCCAGGGAAAGGACAGGTGAGACTGTTGTTCTGTAAACCAGCAGTATTTAAAAACAGTTCAACCAAAAACATAAGGAGTTATTTGGGAATTATAAGAGcaagaaattacatttatttcaaagcAATCTTAATCACAGAGAACCTCCACTGTGTTTCAGATGTGCAGACTTCTTTAGGACCAAACATTATGAAAGCTCTTGCACGTTTTTATGTAGTGAAATAG